One genomic window of Desmospora activa DSM 45169 includes the following:
- a CDS encoding DUF3048 domain-containing protein → MGGRCWIAIGVVLLLAGSMTACTATENSPTDSVQTGDKEKEAIHPYTGEKWAGALPTPVMVMVNNQKQARPQSGLHEADWVVEVLAEGEITRFAAFYFGDYDGEVGPVRSLRPYYLDVAQGSGAVVAHAGGSPAALSLLKQRNWPHIDGIGQGSAQFYRDPARKAPHNLYTSIGKVRAATSADAEVSSESAVPLFDPKGAVEGGEPAQRIDIRFHPLYEAGFRWDEKSERYQRWTQGELHRDKESGEPLSGDNVMVIRADHRVLDSAGRRQVEWSTGGEGMLFQQGRARSIHWEYQGGWLLPVEEDGDVIPLLPGKTWVQVVPTEGSWSYDQ, encoded by the coding sequence ATGGGTGGGAGATGTTGGATTGCGATTGGTGTGGTGTTGTTGTTGGCGGGAAGCATGACGGCTTGCACAGCGACGGAAAATTCCCCGACGGATTCAGTGCAAACGGGTGACAAAGAGAAGGAAGCGATTCACCCCTATACCGGAGAAAAGTGGGCTGGAGCGTTACCGACGCCGGTGATGGTAATGGTGAACAATCAAAAGCAAGCCAGACCCCAATCCGGTCTTCATGAAGCGGATTGGGTGGTTGAAGTGTTGGCGGAAGGTGAGATCACCCGATTTGCCGCCTTTTACTTTGGGGATTATGATGGAGAAGTGGGTCCGGTGCGCAGCTTACGCCCTTATTATTTGGATGTGGCTCAGGGAAGCGGTGCGGTTGTCGCCCATGCAGGCGGTTCACCGGCAGCGTTGTCGCTTCTCAAGCAACGGAACTGGCCGCATATAGACGGAATCGGTCAAGGCAGTGCCCAGTTTTATCGCGACCCGGCGCGAAAAGCACCGCATAATCTATATACGTCCATCGGAAAAGTACGGGCGGCTACTTCCGCCGATGCCGAGGTGTCAAGTGAGTCTGCTGTGCCATTGTTTGATCCCAAAGGTGCTGTAGAGGGAGGAGAACCGGCTCAACGGATCGACATTCGCTTTCATCCGCTATATGAAGCCGGATTTCGCTGGGATGAAAAAAGCGAGCGCTACCAGCGGTGGACACAGGGAGAACTGCATCGCGATAAGGAGAGCGGTGAGCCCTTGTCCGGCGATAATGTGATGGTGATCCGTGCCGACCACCGTGTGTTGGATTCGGCTGGACGCCGTCAAGTCGAATGGTCAACCGGCGGGGAAGGAATGTTGTTCCAGCAGGGGAGGGCACGTTCCATCCACTGGGAATATCAGGGTGGATGGCTGCTGCCGGTAGAGGAAGACGGAGATGTGATCCCGTTGCTCCCAGGGAAAACATGGGTACAGGTGGTTCCTACGGAAGGGTCTTGGTCGTATGACCAGTAG
- a CDS encoding UDP-glucose/GDP-mannose dehydrogenase family protein, whose amino-acid sequence MRIAVLGSGASGLVTGACLAELGHEIWCVDFHAAAPDNFVLQPWEPGLNDLLLRAVNNGRIHFTTDQAGAIADADIIFIAVENVNGDGNSDLSVLWNAADLIQHHGKQRPLTVILGDIPLGTTRSVQDSLGEAADVAHQAEFFRPGNGVEDFFQAEQLLIGTDSPRAHQILAILYQSLSIPVIGVAPVESEWTQYAAKTLRSMKHSYTQRLSRIHKNTAPSYASL is encoded by the coding sequence ATGAGAATTGCGGTACTCGGTTCCGGTGCCAGTGGGTTGGTGACCGGCGCATGTTTAGCAGAGTTGGGCCATGAGATTTGGTGCGTAGATTTCCATGCGGCTGCTCCCGACAATTTTGTTTTACAACCGTGGGAGCCCGGGTTAAACGATCTTTTGCTGCGTGCGGTCAATAACGGTAGAATCCATTTTACGACCGATCAAGCCGGCGCTATCGCTGATGCGGACATCATCTTTATCGCTGTCGAAAATGTCAATGGTGATGGTAATTCCGATCTTTCCGTCCTGTGGAACGCAGCTGATCTGATTCAACATCACGGCAAACAGAGACCGCTGACCGTCATTCTGGGAGACATTCCGCTCGGTACAACCCGTTCTGTTCAAGATTCTCTGGGAGAGGCAGCAGATGTTGCCCATCAAGCTGAATTTTTCCGTCCTGGCAACGGGGTAGAAGATTTTTTCCAAGCGGAACAACTGTTAATCGGAACCGATTCCCCTCGTGCTCACCAAATTCTCGCTATCCTTTATCAATCCCTCTCTATTCCCGTAATCGGGGTGGCACCGGTCGAATCCGAATGGACCCAATACGCGGCTAAAACCCTCCGCTCAATGAAACATTCCTATACACAGCGCTTAAGCCGCATTCATAAAAATACCGCTCCCAGTTATGCTTCTTTATAA
- a CDS encoding YerC/YecD family TrpR-related protein, whose product MQLNKLKQKEVDHLFEAVLTLESIEDCYRFFEDLCTVGEIKSLAQRLEVARMLQKGYTYSQIEADTGASTATISRVKRCLHYGTDGYQLALDRLEQKKESAPSE is encoded by the coding sequence ATGCAGCTGAATAAATTAAAACAAAAAGAAGTGGATCACTTATTTGAGGCGGTCTTGACTTTGGAATCGATCGAGGATTGCTATCGTTTCTTTGAGGATCTCTGTACCGTGGGGGAGATTAAATCCTTGGCCCAACGCTTGGAAGTGGCCCGTATGTTGCAAAAAGGATACACCTACAGCCAGATCGAAGCGGATACCGGTGCCAGTACCGCCACCATCTCCCGTGTGAAACGCTGCCTTCATTACGGTACGGACGGCTATCAGTTGGCTCTTGATCGGCTGGAACAAAAGAAAGAGTCGGCTCCATCGGAATAA